One genomic window of Aptenodytes patagonicus chromosome 19, bAptPat1.pri.cur, whole genome shotgun sequence includes the following:
- the TMEM52 gene encoding transmembrane protein 52 isoform X2, producing MSNWTNLWLILLGVFLLLLCGITASCIKFCCRKKRPPVETFSRHPYDLTVIAIDGDSTAHSTVTSYSSLQYPLSAPINSIFVDMDKNTVSPPAYSLYAMELPPSYDEAVQMGKQYIEVAQISQKLNDIPGQVTSGGLSPIQYSPDTINRDPATQANSENSEDATQEQPQL from the exons GTTAATCTTGCTGGGTGTAttcctgctcctgctctgtgGGATCACAGCAAGCTGCATCAAATTCTGCTGCCGGAAGAAGAGGCCTCCCGTTGAGACCTTCTCTAGGCACCCTTATGATTTGACAGTTATTGCTATTGACGGTGACAGCACTGCCCATAGCACAGTGACCT CCTATAGCTCGTTGCAGTACCCTCTAAGTGCCCCTATTAATTCGATATTTGTGGATATGGATAAGAACACTGTGTCCCCTCCAGCTTACAGTCTCTATGCAATGGAGTTGCCACCTTCTTATGATGAAGCTGTCCAAATGGGTAAACAATACATTGAAGTAGCACAGATAAGCCAGAAACTCAATGACATCCCTGGACAGGTGACATCAGGTGGGCTGAGTCCCATCCAGTATTCACCTGATACAATCAACAGAGATCCAGCAACACAGGCaaattcagaaaattcagaagatGCAACGCAAGAACAGCCGCAGCTCTGA
- the TMEM52 gene encoding transmembrane protein 52 isoform X1 gives MSNWTNLWYVWLILLGVFLLLLCGITASCIKFCCRKKRPPVETFSRHPYDLTVIAIDGDSTAHSTVTSYSSLQYPLSAPINSIFVDMDKNTVSPPAYSLYAMELPPSYDEAVQMGKQYIEVAQISQKLNDIPGQVTSGGLSPIQYSPDTINRDPATQANSENSEDATQEQPQL, from the exons GTTAATCTTGCTGGGTGTAttcctgctcctgctctgtgGGATCACAGCAAGCTGCATCAAATTCTGCTGCCGGAAGAAGAGGCCTCCCGTTGAGACCTTCTCTAGGCACCCTTATGATTTGACAGTTATTGCTATTGACGGTGACAGCACTGCCCATAGCACAGTGACCT CCTATAGCTCGTTGCAGTACCCTCTAAGTGCCCCTATTAATTCGATATTTGTGGATATGGATAAGAACACTGTGTCCCCTCCAGCTTACAGTCTCTATGCAATGGAGTTGCCACCTTCTTATGATGAAGCTGTCCAAATGGGTAAACAATACATTGAAGTAGCACAGATAAGCCAGAAACTCAATGACATCCCTGGACAGGTGACATCAGGTGGGCTGAGTCCCATCCAGTATTCACCTGATACAATCAACAGAGATCCAGCAACACAGGCaaattcagaaaattcagaagatGCAACGCAAGAACAGCCGCAGCTCTGA